The stretch of DNA GGAAAAGACGTTTGGCAATTTCATGGGTGCATAAAATCTGAAATGGCATTTCTTCGCCCAGCTTTTCGAAGGCATCCATCAAAAACGGGCGTTCAAATTGGGCGAAGTGAATGATCGCCAAAGGTTTTTCTTCGTTCAAAGATTTTAGTGATTCTTTAAAGTCTGATAAGACTTCTGGTAAAGTTTTTGATGCCAGCATGACTTCGTCTTTAATTCCCGTAATAAGTTGAATTCTTTTGGGAATTAATTCGTCATTTGGCAATTTCACCGTACGCGAATGCACGGCTTCACCATGCATAAAGGACCAAGCCATTTCTAAAATATGAGCGGTGTCGGGTTTAGCGCCCGTGGTTTGTAAATCTAAGAAAATAACATTCTTAAGTTTAAGCGCCATGGGCCTCCCAAAACAGTTTTACGTCTTGGAGGATTTGTCGTGATACTAATTCTTGCGGGGAAGTTTCAAACCAGCCTTCGGGCATAGTCTCAAAATAGCTATTTTGTAAGAAGCGAGAATCCAGCATCACAATCACGCCGCGATCACTTTCAGAACGAATCACGCGGCCCGCAGATTGAATGGCTTTCGCCATCGCCGGATAAACGTAGGCATAATTAAAAGCATGATCTTTGCCGTAACGCCTTTCATAGTACGAACGTATCTGTTCACGTTCAAAATCAAAGCTCGGCAATGCGGGCCCCACAATAAAGGCGCCAATCAACATGTCACCTGGAAAGTCGACGCCTTCGGAAAAAACGCCGCCTTGAACACCGAATAAAATCGTCGGCTCTTTAGCCGCTTTTAACTCTTCAAGATATTCTTGGATCTGCGATTGCTTCATCTCGCGCTCTTGCACTAAAAGCTTAAACTGCGGCAGGACCAGTTTATCTTGAGCCATGCGCATGAACTCAAAGCTTGGAAAAAGCGCAATATAGTTTCCGGGCTTCACCGAAGAAATACGCTGAATAGTTTCTGCAATTTTCCCGGCACTTTGATGTCGGTCCGAAAACTTCGTGGAAATTTGTGGAATTATTAATAGTTTCCGATTTTCTTTTTCAAATGGCGATTGGAATTCCACTTGTTTGGCGTCTTCGTCAAAACCCAAAAGCTCTTGGTAGTAACGAAAAGGTTTTAATGTCGCCGAAAAAGCCACCACATTCTTAAATTCGTCATAAGCGAGCTTCAAATGTTCAGAGGCATCACAGCAGGTGATCTTGATCATCTCGTGATGATTTTGGCGCTGATACGTTTGAAAAAACTCTTCCCCAGCAAACTGAATGGACGCTGTAAAGTCCGTCCACAAGTTCATCAGTCGCAAGATCGGATCTTGGGATAAGATTTCCACATCTGAATCTAAATAATCCGTGGTCAAATCGCGGATGTCTTTTTCTAAATCTAAAATAGGTTCAAACTCGACTTTGATAATTTTTGAAACACCATCTGTACCGTAAGATTGAATCAAACGCCGGGCCCGAGCCGTTAAGCTGTGCGCTTGTAACGCATACTGGGCGGGCAATTTAACAAAATCTTTTTCCAAGATATTAAACTGCAAGGTGGAAAGAGTCGGGGAAAAGTAGTCTTGAGAACGTGAAGGCAGGTTGTGGGCTTCATCAATCACCAGATTTGCTTTTTGATCCGGTTCGAGCAAAGGCAAAGCCAAGCGGCCTACCAAGCTGCGCGGGGCAAAGACGTAATTGTAATCACCAATCACGACATCGGCTTGTTCGATGGCCTCAACCGATAGCTCAAACGGACAGACTTCAAACTCTTCGCCCATTTTTTTTAGCTTCTCGGAATTCAAACTGCGGAGGCGGGACATCTTATTTACCAAATCATGCGTCGCCACTTTGGCGTAATAGTCTTTAGCAAATTCACAATATTTCGGATTGCACAAAGGTTCGTTCTTAAGGCACATCTTGCTTTTGGCCGTGATAGTCAGTGAACGGACTTTGCAGCCTTGCTCTTGAATTTTCTCGACCGCTTCTTCGGCCACTTGGTGCTGGGAATTTTTCGGCGTCACGTAAACAACCTTTTGCCCTCGCGACAATGATTCTTTAAGTGAGGGATAAAGGATGCCCGCAGTTTTTCCTAAACCCGTCGGCGCTTGCACCAACAATGCCTCGCCACCTGAAAAAGAATCCGTGATTGTTTGCACTAATTCTTTTTGACCACGACGAGGGGATGAAAATGGAAAAGTCATTTCTTCAGCCATGGCCACGCGTTTTTTAAATAGCTTTTCTTTCACTTTAGTTTCTTCAAGCAACTCTTTTAAACGCAATCCCAACCAGAACTCATAGGACTCAATATCCAGATCAATTGACAAAGTGTGGGATTTAAAATTTCGCGATGAGACCAAATGCAGATTTAACTTGGGGACCACGCCGGTTTCTTTATAATGAATGTATCCATAGGTGCGCAGTTGCCAAACGTAAGGGTGATCGGGCTCAAAGCGCATTTTTCTTTGCAGCTCTTCGACGTCAAAAGCTGATTTGATTTCTTCAATCATGGCGGGTTCAGCGACAAAGCCATCCGCGCGACCAGAAACGACAAACTCATAGGGACCAGACAAAAAACTATAAGATAATTTTTTTTCTGCTTCATATTTTGGATTTTCGCGCAGGCGCTGACGTTGCACAGACTGATGAATTTCTTGCCCACTGGTCGGCGCATTGCCATAGCCAGAGTGGGTTTCGATACTTCCCACTCGTGGACAAGGCAGCGCGAATTGTTTAACGTTCAGGGCAATTTTTCTCATTTTACTCTATGTTAAAACTAAGTTGGCCATGGCTTCGACTCGGGTCCAAGTGGGCTGGGGGTCTTTTAAAATGCGCCACGGACAGATTCAAGTCTTTCATGTTCAAACCATATTTGCGAGTGTAAAGCTTAAACATCTGCGCCATGGCGTCGGCTCTAGGGCCTTCTCCGCGCATCCTAGAGCCAAAATTAGGATCATTCAGCTTTCCACCGCGGATATCACGCACATAGTTAAGAACTTTATCTTTTTTTAATGGGTCGTGAACTTCCAGCCATTCCGTAAAAATCGGTAAAACCGTTGAAGGAAGGCGCAATGGAGTAAAACCTGCCGACGTCGCCCCCGCATCTGCTGCGGCTTTTAAAATTTGCGGCATTTCATGATCATTTAAACCGGGAATACAAGGAGCGACATTTACGCCGACAGGCACACCGGCTTTGGCTAAAGTTTCAATGGCTTTAAGGCGTGCTTCGGGATGCGACGTGCGAGGTTCTAAGCGGCGTGCCAGGTCTGGATCTAAAGATGTAATAGAAAGATAAACTTTGGCGCCACTCCACGCCGCCATTTCTTGCAAAATATCAACATCACGAGTGACCAGGGCATTTTTGGTGATCATGCCCACGGGGTTTTTAAATTCAGCCAGCACTTTCAAGCACCCGCGGGTCAGTTGCATTTTTCGCTCTAAGGGTTGATAGCAGTCCGTGATCCCACTCATAAAAATCACTTCTGGCTGCCAAGATTTTTTCATCAAAGCTTCGCGCAACAACTGGGGTGCTTCTTCTTTCACAAAAATCTTAGATTCAAAATCAAGCCCTGGCGACATGCCCAGGTATTCGTGGGTAGGGCGCGCATAACAATACGAACACCCATGCTCGCAGCCGCGATAAGCATTGATGGAATAGCTAAATCCAATGTCCGGACTTTTATTGCTCGTGATAATAGTGCGTGAGGAGTCCTTGAAAACTTGCGTTCTCAACACCGATTTTTCATCTTCTAAATAATTATCGAAATCTTCCTCAGTAGCCTCGTAAGCCAGGGAATCATAGCGGTTGCTGACGTTGCTACTGGCACCACGACCACGAATGTCCTTGCGAAACTCTCGTGTCATAGGGAAATTATCACCTATTTACACATTATTTACACCAAATAACTTTGCGAGTCGAGGTAGAAAAAGAACTATTTAGCGGTCTCGCGATGAAAAATAAATCGGTATGAGTTGATCATCACAAACGACAGAACCACGAAACCCAATCCCGAAAGAATGGCATTCTGAATTCCAATTAAATCCGTTACTTTTCCGATCGCTAAATGCATGACGATCAACATCAACGAATCCGTCGCCATCATGTAAGACACAACAGTGTCGAGATCTTGAGGGAACTCTGACGAAATCCAAGAAATGGACAGCGGATAAAAGGGGGCGATCGTAAATCCACCGAAGGCTAAAAACAGAGGGTGAATGTAAACACCCAATAAAATAGCAGCACCAGTTGAAACAATCGAAGTCGTAAGTAAAAACCGTGCGGATTGTCTGAAATGCACAAGAGTGAAAAGACCGCGACCCAGCATCATAAAGATAAAAAAATAAGAAACATACAGGCTTGAAGTTTCCATGTCATAGTTCCACACCCGTTGCATGTACAAGGCCAATCGTGAAGACAACATCAGCTCCGTCGCCACGGCAAAGCTTAACATCAAAGCCAAAAAAATCTGCGGCTTAAAGTTTTTGGCTTTGTGAGCTTTATGTTCTTCGGGCGTAAAGGTCGAGCGAGTGTGCAAGTTTTTATGACTGCCGTGAAAGCTGTAAGCTAAAAGTGAAATCGGCGCCAGCATCGCCACCGCAAAAGTCCATCGCCAGTTGCCTGCAACGAGCTCAACCCCGGCCGCCAAAAGAGGGGCCATCAAACTGGCAACCCCATACATCGTGTGCAGGCCCGAAAGCATTTGCTGCTTGCGGTGCGCGCTGGAACCTAAAGACACCAAGACATTGGGAATCAACCCGATGACCCCTTGGCTGAGGCCGAATGTAAACGCAAAGATCAAAAAGACCCAAAAATAAGGCGCAATAGCTAAGCCCAAAAGTGAAAAGATCAATCCGATAGCGCCCCCGCGCAAAACAGTCAGGCGGTCATAGCGACGCAAAAGGTGGCGACATGCATAACTTGAGATCAACCCGGAAATATTTCCCAGGGCGAAAATGAGTGACCCCATAGAGTCGCTCACCGCAAAGTGTTTCATAATCTCAGGGAAAAGGGGCCCTCGGATGTTGTCGCTTAAGCCGTAAACCAGAAGACTTGCGTAGGAAATGATAATAAAGGGCCAAACCATGGACACACTTTAGCGGGCGGGCGTGGGGATGACAAGGACGGCCCCCAAAAAGGTCTGGAATACGAGCCCATGTATTTTTTCATTCCGTTGAAATCGCTAGGCAATATGGGGTCCCTATGCTAGAAACCACCCCACATAAACATCCTTAACTAACAAGATCACCAAGATCTTTGCTGTAACAAGCACGGCTGTGAAAAGCCAAGGAGCCCCGAAGATGGAATTAAAGACTGAAATCACCGCCGATGGTGTTTCTACTGCGCCTTTTAACTATGCTGACGACGACGTCGCTAAACCTGTCGAAAACAAACCCGTCAATTTCTATTCACTGACCTTAGATGATTTGAAAACTTACCTCAAAGGTAAAGGTAAAGAGCAATTCCGCGCTCAGCAAATTTTCAAATGGGTTTACGAACAGCGTATCACTGACGCTGAACAGATGACGAATCTTTCAAAAGATTTCCGTCAAGCTTTACCGCAAATTTTGACTTTCGAATTACCGCCTATTTTGACTCACTTAAAATCGGTCGATGGCACGCAAAAATTCCTTTTTGATATGGGCAACGGTCAGAGTGTAGAGTCCGTCGTGATTCCTTCTGAAGGCCGTCAGACGCTTTGTATTTCCTCTGAAATCGGATGTAATATCGCTTGTAAGTTCTGCTTTACGGGAAAACAAAAACTAAAACGCCGATTGCGCACTGAAGAAATCATCGGTCAATACATGCAAGTGGCCGATCGCATGCCGGAAGGTCAACGCATCACCAATATCGTATTCATGGGTATGGGCGAGCCACTGGACAATCCAGAAGCAGTATTTAAAACCATCGACGTTCTTCATTGCCAATGGGGGATTAACCTTTCCCGCAAAAAAATTACGGTTTCAACTTCAGGTATCGTGCCTGAGATGTGGCGCATCGCTGAAGCCAAAGTGCGCTTAGCGGTAAGCCTCAATGCTCCCAGTGATGAGATCCGCTCGCAAGTGATGCCTATTAATAAAAAATGGGACACAAAACAGTTGTTAGATGCGTGTAAAGACTATGCTCGTAAAACGGGCGAAAAAATCACGTTTGAATATGTTTTGCTTAAAGGTGTGACGGATCAAATTGAACACGCGCGCCAGTTGGTGAAGCTGGTTCACGGTGTGCCTTGTAAGATCAATTTGATTCCGTTCAATGAACATCCAAGTTCTGGGTACGAACGTCCTTCGGACCAAGCGGTTCAAGATTTCCACACAGAATTAAGCCGCCTGGGGGCACATGTGCTTTTACGTCGCTCTATGGGTCGCGATATTTTTGCGGCGTGTGGGCAATTGACAAGTCAGGTACCTAATAAGCCATTATCAATGGATATTTCAAATTCAGAAATCGGTGGTTTGCCAAAATTCAGACGTGAGCAAATCAAACAAATGCATGCGGCCGCAGCGGCTAAAGCACAGGAGCAATAAATGTCAGAAATCTTAGTTGTCGGCAGCGTCGCTTACGATTCAATCACAACCCCATCAGGAAAAGCCGAGCGCGCACTTGGTGGATCTGCGAATTACTTTTCGTTAGCGGCGTCTTTGTTTTCAAAAGTCCGCGTTGTTGGTGTTGTTGGTGAAGATTACGATCAACAAGACATTGATCTTTTAAAAAACCGTGGCGTTGACTTAGAAGGTCTTTCTAAAGCTCCAGGTAAGACTTTTCACTGGGAAGGCTCTTACGAAGGCGATTTGAACGAAGCAAAAACTTTGAAAACAGATTTGAACGTGTTTGAACACTTCAATCCCCAATTGCCAGAGTCGTATAAGAACTCGTCATTCGTATTTTTGGCTAACATCGCTCCTGAATTGCAATTGCAAGTTCTTGAACAAGTCAAAGCGCCAAAGTTTGTGGGCATGGATTCTATGAACTTGTGGTTGACGATCAAAAAAGAAAAAGTCATCGAAGTTCTTAAAAAAGTGGACCTAGTTTTGATCAACGAAGGTGAAGCAAAAATGTTGACGGGTGCTGCGAATGCGATTGCGGCGGCTCCGTTGATCACGGATATGGGACCTCGCGCGGTGGTTATCAAACGTGGTGAATACGGTTTTGCGATGTACTCGCGTGAACAAGGTTACTTCATCTTGCCGGCAATGCCGATTCGAACGGTGATTGATCCAACGGGCGCGGGTGATACTTTTGCTGGTGGTTTCTTTGGATATCTTGCGGCTCAAAAAGAAGTGCCGACAGTGGCGCACATGAAACAAGCTTGTATCATGGGTTCGATCATGGCCAGCCATACGATCCAAGATTTCTCGGTTCGTGCTTTAGCTAAAGTGACTTTGAACGATTTAGAAGCGCGCTTAGCTGAATATCGTAAAGTTATTACGATTTAATACGCCCATCCTTGAGAGCTGACTCGCATCATGCGATTGCGGGTCAGTGCATTGTAGTCGGTAAATGTTCCCCCGATAATGACATCTCCCGAACCATCCGAAACATTCGCGATAGAATGGACCACTCCCGTTTTCGCTGAATAAGCCACGCTGCCATCAGAATAGAAGGCCGCAAGACCTGCCGTCGTACTTTGCAAATTTAAATAACTGAAGTGACCACCAACCACAATCACTCCATCGGGCCGTTCTTTTAAAACATATCCATAGCCGAAATGGACGCTGTCTGAAACGGCGGTGATCGAATTGGCATAAAAGCTGGTATCAATAGCGCCCGTGTTCTTTAAGCGAGCGATACCCATCGCAGGAAGTCCGCGATAGGAGGTCATGATCCCCGTGATATAGAGCGTGCCGGGAACCGCTTTGGAAATCTCGATGTCATAGACGGACATGGTCCCCTTGGTGGTTGTGACACCGCTGCCCACCACAAAACCCGAATCAACTGTCCCGTCAGGGTTTAGTCGAACGATGCCTGATCTTGACGTTCCGTTGTATGCGGTAAAGTTTCCGCCTACATAAATATCCCCACTGCCGTCATCTGGCTGAGCCATAGACCACACCGTATTATTAAATCCGGAACCATTGTTAAAGGTGGTATCAAATCCGCCCGTTTTTAAAAGCTTCACAATCCGTGCGTTGGCCACGCCATTAATGGTGGTAAAAGAACCCCCTACGAATAGCGATGTTTCTGTTAATAAAATTCGCGTGACAGTGCTATTAGCACCAGTCGTGGCGAGAGGATTGATGAAAGTCGTGTCTAAAGTACCATCCGGATTTAAGCGAGCCAGGCGATTGACGTTCGCGGTCCCATTGTATGTGGTAAACGTTCCGCCAACATAAATTTTTCCAGTCGCGGCATCCGCTTTGATAGTATAGACGGTCCCGTTAAAGCCGGCGCCGGAAATAAAGCTAGAGTCCATTGATCCGTCTGCATTTACACGTACAATTCTATTAACTGTGATATTTTGATAAGTGGTGAATTGACCGCCCACGTACAGGCGACCGCTATCGTCCGGCATGGGTTCAATGGTTTCGACATAATTATTAAATCCAGAAGCAACGTTTAAGGCGATATCTAAAGTTTCCGAACCGTCGACTCCATTGACGCGAGCAAGGTAAGGAGTTTCAGCCGCCTGGAATGTGGTGAACTGTCCGCCGATCCAGATTTTATGAAAAGGATTTAAAAGCGTGCTTCCTACTAAAAGGGCACGAACTACGCCGTTAACTCCTTGGACCGTACTTCCGCTGGATACAGCAAAATCCGGATCGGTAGCCGTCATTGCGGTGCCAGAGGAAGGATAACTTAAAGTCACCACGCGGTTGGCGTAAGTTTGGCCACCGCAGGCGGTGAAGGAGCCTCCCGCTACGTAATTAGTTTTTCTTTTTGCTAAGGTATAAACAGTGCTATTACAGCCTGATGTATATTGTAAACTGCCGTTCGTAGAGTTTACCACGACATAGTATGCTCGCGATGCTACGGCTTGGTAAGTGGTGAAAGTGCCGCCAACGTGCACGCTTGCTCCATCAATTAATAGGTCATAAATGATCGGAGTCCCACCCGTAAACCCCGTGCCGTAAATATTTGCTACGGTGCCATTGGACTGAAGGCGGACGATGTTTCCTAAAGATGCGGTTCCGTTATAGGCCGTAAATTGCCCCCCTACATGCAGGTATCCCGATCCGTCATAAGATAATGCGTAAACACCTCCGTTAAAGCCGGTCCCGATGGTAAAATCAGTGGTGTTCAGGGTACCGTCAGCACGAATGCGCGCAATACGGTTTGTGGTGACGCCGTTATAAGTTGTGAAAGTTCCGCCCACTATGATGTCAGTAGAAGAAGGGACCTGAATAATTTCCCATACGTCACCATTGAGTCCCGTGCCCATCGCAAAATCGGTGTCTATAGTTCCGTCT from Bdellovibrio bacteriovorus encodes:
- a CDS encoding ATP-dependent DNA helicase, which translates into the protein MRKIALNVKQFALPCPRVGSIETHSGYGNAPTSGQEIHQSVQRQRLRENPKYEAEKKLSYSFLSGPYEFVVSGRADGFVAEPAMIEEIKSAFDVEELQRKMRFEPDHPYVWQLRTYGYIHYKETGVVPKLNLHLVSSRNFKSHTLSIDLDIESYEFWLGLRLKELLEETKVKEKLFKKRVAMAEEMTFPFSSPRRGQKELVQTITDSFSGGEALLVQAPTGLGKTAGILYPSLKESLSRGQKVVYVTPKNSQHQVAEEAVEKIQEQGCKVRSLTITAKSKMCLKNEPLCNPKYCEFAKDYYAKVATHDLVNKMSRLRSLNSEKLKKMGEEFEVCPFELSVEAIEQADVVIGDYNYVFAPRSLVGRLALPLLEPDQKANLVIDEAHNLPSRSQDYFSPTLSTLQFNILEKDFVKLPAQYALQAHSLTARARRLIQSYGTDGVSKIIKVEFEPILDLEKDIRDLTTDYLDSDVEILSQDPILRLMNLWTDFTASIQFAGEEFFQTYQRQNHHEMIKITCCDASEHLKLAYDEFKNVVAFSATLKPFRYYQELLGFDEDAKQVEFQSPFEKENRKLLIIPQISTKFSDRHQSAGKIAETIQRISSVKPGNYIALFPSFEFMRMAQDKLVLPQFKLLVQEREMKQSQIQEYLEELKAAKEPTILFGVQGGVFSEGVDFPGDMLIGAFIVGPALPSFDFEREQIRSYYERRYGKDHAFNYAYVYPAMAKAIQSAGRVIRSESDRGVIVMLDSRFLQNSYFETMPEGWFETSPQELVSRQILQDVKLFWEAHGA
- a CDS encoding PA0069 family radical SAM protein; amino-acid sequence: MTREFRKDIRGRGASSNVSNRYDSLAYEATEEDFDNYLEDEKSVLRTQVFKDSSRTIITSNKSPDIGFSYSINAYRGCEHGCSYCYARPTHEYLGMSPGLDFESKIFVKEEAPQLLREALMKKSWQPEVIFMSGITDCYQPLERKMQLTRGCLKVLAEFKNPVGMITKNALVTRDVDILQEMAAWSGAKVYLSITSLDPDLARRLEPRTSHPEARLKAIETLAKAGVPVGVNVAPCIPGLNDHEMPQILKAAADAGATSAGFTPLRLPSTVLPIFTEWLEVHDPLKKDKVLNYVRDIRGGKLNDPNFGSRMRGEGPRADAMAQMFKLYTRKYGLNMKDLNLSVAHFKRPPAHLDPSRSHGQLSFNIE
- a CDS encoding MFS transporter, giving the protein MVWPFIIISYASLLVYGLSDNIRGPLFPEIMKHFAVSDSMGSLIFALGNISGLISSYACRHLLRRYDRLTVLRGGAIGLIFSLLGLAIAPYFWVFLIFAFTFGLSQGVIGLIPNVLVSLGSSAHRKQQMLSGLHTMYGVASLMAPLLAAGVELVAGNWRWTFAVAMLAPISLLAYSFHGSHKNLHTRSTFTPEEHKAHKAKNFKPQIFLALMLSFAVATELMLSSRLALYMQRVWNYDMETSSLYVSYFFIFMMLGRGLFTLVHFRQSARFLLTTSIVSTGAAILLGVYIHPLFLAFGGFTIAPFYPLSISWISSEFPQDLDTVVSYMMATDSLMLIVMHLAIGKVTDLIGIQNAILSGLGFVVLSFVMINSYRFIFHRETAK
- the rlmN gene encoding 23S rRNA (adenine(2503)-C(2))-methyltransferase RlmN, with amino-acid sequence MELKTEITADGVSTAPFNYADDDVAKPVENKPVNFYSLTLDDLKTYLKGKGKEQFRAQQIFKWVYEQRITDAEQMTNLSKDFRQALPQILTFELPPILTHLKSVDGTQKFLFDMGNGQSVESVVIPSEGRQTLCISSEIGCNIACKFCFTGKQKLKRRLRTEEIIGQYMQVADRMPEGQRITNIVFMGMGEPLDNPEAVFKTIDVLHCQWGINLSRKKITVSTSGIVPEMWRIAEAKVRLAVSLNAPSDEIRSQVMPINKKWDTKQLLDACKDYARKTGEKITFEYVLLKGVTDQIEHARQLVKLVHGVPCKINLIPFNEHPSSGYERPSDQAVQDFHTELSRLGAHVLLRRSMGRDIFAACGQLTSQVPNKPLSMDISNSEIGGLPKFRREQIKQMHAAAAAKAQEQ
- a CDS encoding PfkB family carbohydrate kinase, translating into MSEILVVGSVAYDSITTPSGKAERALGGSANYFSLAASLFSKVRVVGVVGEDYDQQDIDLLKNRGVDLEGLSKAPGKTFHWEGSYEGDLNEAKTLKTDLNVFEHFNPQLPESYKNSSFVFLANIAPELQLQVLEQVKAPKFVGMDSMNLWLTIKKEKVIEVLKKVDLVLINEGEAKMLTGAANAIAAAPLITDMGPRAVVIKRGEYGFAMYSREQGYFILPAMPIRTVIDPTGAGDTFAGGFFGYLAAQKEVPTVAHMKQACIMGSIMASHTIQDFSVRALAKVTLNDLEARLAEYRKVITI